The Budorcas taxicolor isolate Tak-1 chromosome 5, Takin1.1, whole genome shotgun sequence genome includes a window with the following:
- the CDK4 gene encoding cyclin-dependent kinase 4 — translation MATSRYEPVAEIGVGAYGTVYKARDPHSGHFVALKSVRVPNGGGAGGGLPISTVREVALLRRLEAFEHPNVVRLMDVCATARTDRETKVTLVFEHVDQDLRTYLDKAPPPGLPVETIKDLMRQFLRGLDFLHANCIVHRDLKPENILVTSGGTVKLADFGLARIYSYQMALTPVVVTLWYRAPEVLLQSTYATPVDMWSVGCIFAEMFRRKPLFCGNSEADQLGKIFDLIGLPPEDDWPRDVSLPRGAFSPRGPRPVQSVVPELEESGAQLLLEMLTFNPHKRISAFRALQHSYLHKAEGDAE, via the exons ATGGCTACCTCTCGATATGAGCCAGTGGCTGAGATTGGTGTCGGTGCCTATGGGACAGTGTACAAGGCCCGTGATCCGCACAGTGGCCACTTTGTGGCCCTCAAGAGTGTAAGAGTCCCCAATGGAGGAGGTGCTGGAGGGGGCCTGCCCATCAGCACCGTTCGGGAGGTGGCCTTACTGCGGCGTCTGGAGGCTTTTGAGCATCCCAATGTTGTCAG GCTCATGGACGTCTGTGCAACAGCCCGAACTGACCGGGAGACCAAAGTGACCCTGGTGTTTGAGCATGTGGACCAAGACCTCAGGACGTATCTGGACAAGGCACCCCCACCAGGCTTGCCAGTGGAGACCATAAAG GATCTGATGCGCCAGTTTCTAAGAGGCCTGGATTTCCTTCATGCCAACTGCATCGTTCACCGAGACCTGAAGCCAGAGAACATTCTGGTGACAAGTGGTGGGACAGTCAAACTGGCTGACTTTGGCCTGGCCAGAATCTACAGCTACCAGATGGCACTTACACCTGTG GTTGTTACACTCTGGTATCGTGCTCCAGAAGTTCTTTTGCAGTCTACGTATGCAACACCCGTGGACATGTGGAGTGTTGGCTGTATCTTTGCAGAGATGTTTCGTCGAAA GCCTCTGTTCTGTGGAAACTCTGAAGCTGACCAGTTAGGCAAAATCTTTGA CCTGATCGGACTGCCCCCGGAGGATGACTGGCCCCGAGATGTCTCTCTACCCCGAGGAGCCTTTTCCCCCAGAGGGCCCCGCCCAGTGCAGTCGGTGGTCCCTGAGCTGGAGGAATCTGGAGCACAGCTGCTGCTG GAGATGCTGACTTTTAACCCACACAAGCGAATCTCTGCCTTCCGAGCCCTGCAGCACTCTTATCTACACAAGGCAGAAGGTGACGCAGAGTGA
- the TSPAN31 gene encoding tetraspanin-31, whose protein sequence is MVCGGFACSKNALCALNVVYMLVGLLLIGVAAWAKGLGLVSSIHIIGGVIAVGVFLLLIAVAGLVGAVNHHQVLLFFYMIILGLVFLFQFGISCSCLAINLSKQTDVINASWWVMSNNTRDELERSFDCCGLFNLTTLDQQDYAFCTAVCKSRSPTCQMCGEKFLKHSDEALKILGGVGLFFSFTEILGVWLAMRFRNQKDPRANPSAFL, encoded by the exons ATGGTTTGCGGAGGCTTTGCCTGCTCCAAGAATGCGCTCTGCGCGCTCAACGTGGTCTACATG CTGGTAGGCTTGTTGCTCATTGGAGTGGCTGCATGGGCTAAGGGCCTGGGTCTGGTGTCCAGCATCCATATCATCGGAGGAGTTATTGCAGTGGGAGTCTTCCTTCTTCTCATCGCGGTTGCTGGGCTGGTAGGTGCTGTCAACCACCACCAAGTACTGCTTTTCTTT TACATGATCATCCTTGGTTTGGTCTTCCTCTTCCAGTTTGGAATCTCTTGCTCATGTCTGGCTATTAACCTAAGCAAACAG ACAGATGTCATCAATGCTTCTTGGTGGGTCATGAGCAACAATACCCGGGATGAACTGGAAAGAAGTTTTGATTGCTGTGGCTTGTTCAACCTTACAACCCTGGATCAACAAGATTATGCTTTCTGCACTGCA GTCTGCAAGAGCCGGAGCCCCACATGTCAGATGTGTGGAGAAAAGTTCCTTAAGCATTCAGATGAAGCCCTGAAAATCCTGGGGGGTGTTGGACTCTTCTTTAGCTTCACAGAG ATCCTTGGTGTTTGGCTAGCGATGAGATTTCGGAATCAGAAGGATCCTCGAGCCAACCCCAGTGCCTTTCTATGA
- the AGAP2 gene encoding arf-GAP with GTPase, ANK repeat and PH domain-containing protein 2 has translation MSRGAGALQRRTTTYLISLTLVKLESVPPPPPSPSAAAAGAPGTRGTETADPGSPRGAEEPGKKRHERLFHRQDALWISTSSAGAGGAEPLALSPAPASPARPVSPAPGRRLSLWAAPPGPPLSGGLSPDPKPGGAPTSSRRPLLSSPSWGGPEPEGRAGVGVPGSSSPHPGTGSRRLKVAPPSPAPKPCKTVTTSGAKAGGGKGAGSRLSWPESEGKPRVKGSKSSAGTGVSAAAGAAGGGGAAATTSGGVGAVPGVRGKLSPRKGKSKTLDNSDLHPGPPAGSPPPLTVPATLIPTSAVTAASALPTGPAPPITLEPPAPGLKRGREGGRASTRDRKMLKFISGIFTKSTGGPPGPGPPPGPPVLSSGSGSRELLGAELRASPKAVVNSQEWTLSRSIPELRLGVLGDARSGKSSLIHRFLTGSYQVLEKTESEQHKKEMLVDGQTHLVLIREEAGAPDAKFSGWADAVIFVFSLEDENSFQAVSRLHGQLSSLRGEGRGGLALALVGTQDRISASSPRVVGDARARALCADMKRCSYYETCATYGLNVDRVFQEVAQKVVTLRKQQQLLAACKSLPSSPSHSAASTPVAGQAGNGGHTSDYSSSLPSSPNVGHRELRAEAAAVAGLSTPGSLHRAAKRRTSLFANRRGSDSEKRSLDSRGETTGSGRAIPIKQSFLLKRSGNSLNKEWKKKYVTLSSNGFLLYHPSINDYIHSTHGKEMDLLRTTVKVPGKRPPRAISAFGPSASINGLVKDMSTVQMGEGPEATTPTPSPSPSPSSLQPPPDQTSKHLLKPDRSLARALSTDCTPSGDLSPLSREPPPSPMVKKQRRKKLTTPSKTEGSAGQAEAKRKMWKLKSFGSLRNIYKAEENFEFLIVSSTGQTWHFEAASFEERDAWVQAIESQILASLQCCESSKVKLRTDSQSEAVAIQAIRNAKGNSICVDCGAPNPTWASLNLGALICIECSGIHRNLGTHLSRVRSLDLDDWPRELTLVLTAIGNDMANRVWESDTRGRVKPTRDSSREERESWIRAKYEQLLFLAPLGTSEEPLGRQLWAAVQAQDVAAVLLLLAHARHGPLDTSVEDPQLRSPLHLAAELSHVVITQLLLWNGADVSARDAQGRTALFYARQAGSQLCADILLQHGCPCEGGSTATTPSAATTPSITATPSPRRRSSAASVGRADAPVALV, from the exons ATGAGCCGGGGCGCGGGCGCGCTTCAGCGCCGGACAACGACCTACCTCATCTCGCTGACCCTGGTCAAGCTCGAGTCGGTGCCTCCGCCGCCGCCTTCTCCGTCTGCGGCCGCAGCCGGCGCCCCTGGGACCAGAGGTACCGAGACCGCGGATCCCGGCAGCCCCCGAGGCGCTGAGGAGCCGGGCAAGAAGCGGCACGAGCGGCTCTTCCACCGGCAGGATGCGCTGTGGATCAGCACGAGCAGCGCGGGCGCCGGGGGCGCCGAGCCCCTCGCCCTGTCCCCGGCTCCGGCCAGCCCGGCCCGCCCCGTCTCCCCGGCTCCCGGCCGCCGCCTCTCCCTCTGGGCCGCCCCTCCCGGACCCCCGCTCTCCGGGGGCCTGAGTCCAGACCCCAAGCCCGGGGGCGCCCCCACCTCCTCCCGGCGCCCCCTGCTCAGCAGCCCGAGCTGGGGGGGCCCGGAACCCGAAGGCCGGGCGGGCGTCGGCGTCCCCGGCTCGTCCTCCCCGCACCCCGGCACTGGCAGCCGGAGGCTCAAGGTGGCGCCTCCTTCGCCGGCTCCCAAGCCTTGCAAGACCGTGACCACGAGTGGCGCCAAAGCCGGCGGGGGCAAGGGCGCCGGTAGCCGCCTGTCATGGCCCGAAAGCGAGGGCAAGCCCAGGGTCAAGGGGTCAAAGAGCAGCGCCGGGACTGGAGTTTCTGCCGCCGCCGGCGCCgcagggggagggggagcggCAGCCACGACCTCTGGTGGGGTCGGGGCTGTGCCCGGAGTCCGAGGGAAGCTGTCCCCTCGGAAAGGCAAGAGTAAGACCTTGGACAACAGTGACTTGCACCCGGGACCACCTGCCGGCTCTCCTCCTCCGCTAACCGTCCCAGCCACCCTGATTCCCACCTCTGCTGTCACCGCCGCCTCCGCGCTGCCCACCGGGCCTGCACCTCCAATCACTCTGGAGCCTCCAGCTCCCGGGCTGAAACGGGGCCGGGAGGGGGGCCGAGCATCCACTCGAGATCGCAAGATGCTCAAGTTTATCAGCGGCATCTTTACCAAGAGCACAGGAGGGCCTCCTGGTCCCGGGCCCCCTCCCGGTCCGCCGGTCCTGTCTTCTGGCAGCGGGTCTAGGGAGCTGCTGGGTGCAGAGCTCCGCGCCTCCCCCA AAGCTGTGGTCAATAGCCAGGAATGGACTTTGAGCCGCTCCATTCCTGAACTGCGCCTG GGTGTGCTGGGTGATGCCCGGAGTGGGAAGTCATCGCTTATCCACCGATTCCTGACTGGTTCATaccaggtgctggagaagacagagA GTGAGCAGCACAAGAAAGAAATGTTGGTGGATGGACAGACTCATCTGGTGTTGATCCGAGAGGAAGCTGGGGCACCCGATGCCAAG TTCTCAGGCTGGGCAGATGCTGTGATTTTCGTCTTCAGCCTGGAGGATGAGAACAGTTTCCAGGCCGTGAGCCGTCTTCACGGGCAGCTGAGCTCCCTTCGGGGTGAGGGACGAGGAGGCCTTGCCCTGGCACTGGTGGGAACACAAG ACAGGATCAGTGCTTCCTCCCCCCGCGTGGTGGGCGATGCTCGCGCCAGGGCTCTGTGTGCTGATATGAAGCGCTGCAGCTACTATGAGACTTGTGCAACCTATGGGCTCAATGTGGATCGGGTGTTCCAGGAGG tGGCCCAGAAAGTGGTGACCTTGCgaaagcagcagcagcttctggcTGCCTGCAAgtccctccccagctccccaaGCCACTCAGCAGCTTCCACTCCTGTAGCTGGGCAG GCTGGTAACGGGGGCCACACTAGCGACTACTCTTCCTCTCTCCCGTCCTCACCCAATGTCGGTCACCGGGAGCTCCGGGCTGAGGCAGCTGCAGTGGCCGGATTGAGCACCCCAGGGTCCCTGCACCGGGCAGCCAAGCGTAGGACCAGCCTTTTTGCG AATCGTCGGGGCAGTGACTCTGAGAAACGGAGCTTGGACAGTCGGGGAGAGACAACGGGAAGTGGGCGAGCCATCCCCATCAAACAG AGCTTCCTACTAAAGCGAAGTGGCAACTCCTTGAacaaagaatggaagaaaaaatatgtgACCTTGTCCAGTAATGGCTTCCTACTCTACCACCCCAGCATTAAT GATTACATCCACAGTACCCATGGCAAGGAGATGGACTTACTACGAACAACAGTAAAAGTCCCTGGCAAGCGGCCCCCACGGGCCATCTCTGCTTTTGGCCCCTCAGCCAGCATCAACGGGCTGGTCAAGGACATGAGCACTGTCCAGATGGGAGAAGGTCCTG AAGCCACCACTCCTACCccaagccccagccccagccctagcTCCCTGCAGCCACCACCAGACCAGACATCCAAGCACCTGCTGAAGCCAGACCGGAGCCTGGCACGAGCCCTCAGCACCG ACTGTACCCCATCTGGAGACCTGAGCCCCCTGAGTCGGGAACCCCCTCCTTCTCCCATGGTGAAGAAGCAGAGGAGGAAAAAGTTGACGACACCATCTAAAACTGAAGGCTCGGCTGGGCAGGCTGAAG CCAAGCGCAAAATGTGGAAACTAAAATCCTTTGgtagtttaagaaatatttataaagcag AGGAAAACTTCGAGTTCCTGATCGTGTCCAGCACTGGTCAGACATGGCACTTTGAGGCAGCCAGTTTTGAGGAGCGGGACGCCTGGGTTCAGGCCATCGAAAGTCAGATCCTAGCCAGTCTCCAGTGCTGTGAGAGCAGTAAGGTCAAG CTGCGCACAGACAGCCAAAGCGAAGCCGTGGCCATCCAGGCGATCCGGAATGCCAAGGGGAACTCAATCTGCGTGGACTGCGGGGCCCCCA ACCCCACGTGGGCCAGCCTGAACCTGGGCGCACTCATCTGCATCGAGTGTTCTGGCATTCACCGGAACCTGGGCACACACCTGTCCCGCGTGCGCTCGCTCGACTTGGACGACTGGCCGCGGGAGCTGACCCTGGTGCTGACAGCCATTGGCAACGACATGGCCAACCGCGTGTGGGAGAGTGACACGCGGGGCCGCGTCAAACCCACGCGGGACTCTTCGCG GGAGGAGCGTGAGTCGTGGATTCGCGCCAAGTACGAACAGCTGCTGTTCCTGGCGCCACTGGGCACTTCCGAGGAACCGCTGGGCCGCCAGCTGTGGGCCGCGGTGCAGGCCCAGGACGTGGCCGCCGTTCTCCTGCTTCTGGCCCACGCGCGACACGGGCCGCTCGACACCAGCGTAGAGGACCCGCAGCTTCGCTCCCCACTTCACCTGGCGGCCGAGCTCTCCCACGTAGTCATCACGCAACTGCTGCTGTGG AACGGCGCCGACGTGTCCGCCCGCGACGCGCAGGGCCGCACCGCGCTCTTCTACGCTCGCCAGGCTGGGAGTCAGCTGTGCGCCGACATCCTTCTCCAGCACGGTTGCCCGTGTGAGGGCGGCAGCACGGCCACCACTCCCAGCGCGGCCACCACCCCCAGCATTACCGCCACGCCCAGCCCCCGCCGCCGGAGCAGCGCTGCCAGCGTGGGCCGAGCCGACGCTCCAGTCGCGCTGGTATAG